A genomic segment from candidate division WOR-3 bacterium encodes:
- a CDS encoding cytochrome c3 family protein, with product MKLFFFLILLNSPHDFRNREGERICKFCHSSHNSKGPFLIKIIPDDELKENFKDFDYVSLTCMNCHTDKNYLINLYSNIAKFYEIPDTSSIFLGINYKEDNHPIRKYAIDEKEREIKCTTCHDPHERNYKYLLRSIDPIFCEKCHLEIELFSGKHLSLACIDCHKLHRGKSKLLKNLDLCNNCHKIDFHFEGDDCIKCHNPHKPEVKR from the coding sequence ATGAAACTCTTTTTCTTTTTAATTTTACTCAATTCCCCTCACGATTTTAGAAATAGAGAAGGAGAGAGGATATGTAAATTTTGTCATTCATCCCATAACTCAAAAGGTCCTTTTCTTATTAAAATAATACCAGATGATGAATTAAAAGAAAACTTTAAAGATTTTGACTATGTTTCCCTTACCTGTATGAACTGTCATACTGATAAAAATTATCTTATAAATTTATATAGCAATATAGCAAAATTTTATGAAATTCCTGATACTTCTTCTATTTTTTTAGGAATTAACTATAAAGAAGACAATCACCCCATTAGAAAATATGCTATTGATGAAAAAGAGAGAGAAATTAAGTGCACAACCTGCCATGATCCTCATGAAAGGAATTATAAATACCTTTTAAGAAGTATTGATCCTATTTTTTGTGAAAAATGTCATTTAGAGATTGAACTTTTTTCAGGGAAACATTTGAGTTTAGCCTGTATAGATTGTCATAAACTTCATAGAGGTAAATCTAAGCTTTTAAAAAATTTGGATTTATGTAATAACTGTCATAAAATTGATTTTCATTTTGAAGGTGATGATTGTATTAAATGCCATAATCCCCATAAACCGGAGGTTAAAAGATGA
- a CDS encoding 6-bladed beta-propeller, which produces MNFLVFLILISQEKKEFVWPPPPEEAKIKYEGILFTKEDIVGEGNIIKRTVDKILGIKKTRLLKYPFGIFVDSKERIYVADPGFAAIVFIDQKNKIVKWYQGTRSFRFTRPTGVAFSEALSMLFVADPGAKAVYGIKIPEFEGNLVIKKGLYKPVNLTVDDYRKKIYVLDDSLMAIQVFSFEGQFLYTIGRKGNKPGEFLYPTGINLDSEGNIYVCEWGNFRVQILNPKGEVINVFGKSGNAPGFFVRPKGIAVDEKGYIYVTDSFLHRIQIFDKYGNVYLGIEGIGWNPGEFRLPAGIFIRNKKVYVVEQMNSRIQIFSILY; this is translated from the coding sequence ATGAATTTTTTAGTATTTTTAATTTTAATTTCTCAGGAAAAAAAAGAGTTTGTATGGCCACCCCCTCCTGAAGAAGCAAAAATAAAATATGAGGGAATCTTATTTACTAAAGAGGATATTGTAGGAGAGGGAAATATAATAAAAAGAACAGTAGATAAAATTCTTGGAATAAAAAAAACAAGACTTTTAAAATACCCTTTCGGAATTTTTGTTGATAGTAAAGAAAGAATTTATGTGGCTGACCCTGGTTTTGCTGCTATAGTTTTTATAGATCAAAAAAACAAAATAGTTAAATGGTATCAGGGAACAAGAAGTTTTAGATTCACAAGACCCACAGGAGTTGCCTTTTCCGAGGCACTTAGTATGCTCTTTGTTGCTGATCCAGGTGCAAAAGCAGTTTATGGAATAAAAATACCTGAATTTGAGGGAAATTTAGTTATTAAAAAGGGTCTTTATAAACCGGTTAATCTTACTGTCGACGATTACAGAAAAAAGATATATGTGCTTGATGACAGTCTCATGGCAATTCAGGTTTTTAGCTTTGAGGGTCAATTTCTTTATACAATCGGAAGAAAAGGAAATAAACCAGGAGAATTTCTTTATCCAACTGGAATTAATCTTGATTCAGAAGGAAATATTTATGTATGTGAATGGGGGAATTTTAGAGTTCAGATTTTAAATCCAAAAGGAGAGGTTATTAATGTTTTCGGTAAATCTGGAAATGCACCAGGTTTTTTTGTAAGGCCTAAAGGTATAGCAGTAGATGAAAAAGGGTATATTTATGTGACAGATTCCTTCTTACATAGAATTCAAATTTTTGATAAGTATGGAAACGTATATCTTGGTATAGAGGGAATAGGGTGGAATCCAGGTGAGTTCAGGTTACCAGCGGGAATTTTTATAAGAAATAAAAAAGTTTATGTGGTAGAACAGATGAATTCAAGAATACAGATATTTAGTATTCTTTATTAA